A genome region from Tursiops truncatus isolate mTurTru1 chromosome 15, mTurTru1.mat.Y, whole genome shotgun sequence includes the following:
- the ZFAND2A gene encoding AN1-type zinc finger protein 2A isoform X2 yields MEFPDLGKHCSEKTCNQLDFLPLECDACKQDFCKDHFTCAAHKCPFAFKKDVQVPVCPLCNSPIPVKTGEVPDVVVGEHMDGACKHHPGKKKEKLFTYRCSKEGCRRKEMLRVTCAECRGSFCIQHRHPQDHGCTRGRPAASTAGCSAARDSEPGPSGASREGPGGWLARRFRWRVER; encoded by the exons ATGGAGTTCCCTGATTTGGGGAAGCATTGTTCAGAAAAAACCTGCAATCAGCTAG attttcttccgTTAGAATGTGATGCATGTAAACAAGATTTCTGTAAAGATCACTTTACCTGTGCTGCACATAAATGTCCCTTTGCATTCAAGAAG gaTGTTCAGGTGCCAGTGTGCCCACTTTGTAACAGCCCCATCCCAGTAAAAACGGGAGAGGTCCCAGACGTGGTGGTCGGTGAGCACATGGATGGAGCTTGTAAGCACCACCccgggaagaagaaagagaag CTTTTCACGTACCGCTGCTCAAAAGAGGGCTGCAGGCGGAAAGAGATGCTGCGGGTGACTTGCGCCGAGTGTCGCGGCAGCTTCTGCATTCAGCACAGACACCCTCAGGACCACGGCTGCACCCGCGGACGCCCCGCTGCCAGCACGGCGGG GTGCTCGGCAGCAAGGGACTCGGAACCTGGGCCGTCGGGGGCTTCACGCGAGGGGCCGGGCGGCTGGCTGGCTCGGCGCTTCAG gtGGAGAGTAGAGCGTTGA
- the ZFAND2A gene encoding AN1-type zinc finger protein 2A isoform X3 produces the protein MEFPDLGKHCSEKTCNQLDFLPLECDACKQDFCKDHFTCAAHKCPFAFKKDVQVPVCPLCNSPIPVKTGEVPDVVVGEHMDGACKHHPGKKKEKNFRRNRSRHLWSLLHPQLQSKETRVGHGPWQLVHSSDWRLSEPCTRPQAQPSTARSLGPPGLFGWFP, from the exons ATGGAGTTCCCTGATTTGGGGAAGCATTGTTCAGAAAAAACCTGCAATCAGCTAG attttcttccgTTAGAATGTGATGCATGTAAACAAGATTTCTGTAAAGATCACTTTACCTGTGCTGCACATAAATGTCCCTTTGCATTCAAGAAG gaTGTTCAGGTGCCAGTGTGCCCACTTTGTAACAGCCCCATCCCAGTAAAAACGGGAGAGGTCCCAGACGTGGTGGTCGGTGAGCACATGGATGGAGCTTGTAAGCACCACCccgggaagaagaaagagaag AACTTCAGGCGGAATCGGAGCCGCCACCTGTGGTCACTTCTCCATCCTCAACTACAGTCTAAGGAGACTCGGGTTGGACATGGCCCGTGGCAGCTGGTCCACTCCTCGGACTGGAGACTCTCGGAGCCCTGCACGCgtccccaggcccagcccagcaCTGCACGCTCCCTGGGGCCTCCGGGTTTATTTGGGTGGTTTCCCTAG
- the ZFAND2A gene encoding AN1-type zinc finger protein 2A isoform X1: MEFPDLGKHCSEKTCNQLDFLPLECDACKQDFCKDHFTCAAHKCPFAFKKDVQVPVCPLCNSPIPVKTGEVPDVVVGEHMDGACKHHPGKKKEKVRTESVSALWGLVSPQRKEAFHVPLLKRGLQAERDAAGDLRRVSRQLLHSAQTPSGPRLHPRTPRCQHGGVLGSKGLGTWAVGGFTRGAGRLAGSALQVESRALM; this comes from the exons ATGGAGTTCCCTGATTTGGGGAAGCATTGTTCAGAAAAAACCTGCAATCAGCTAG attttcttccgTTAGAATGTGATGCATGTAAACAAGATTTCTGTAAAGATCACTTTACCTGTGCTGCACATAAATGTCCCTTTGCATTCAAGAAG gaTGTTCAGGTGCCAGTGTGCCCACTTTGTAACAGCCCCATCCCAGTAAAAACGGGAGAGGTCCCAGACGTGGTGGTCGGTGAGCACATGGATGGAGCTTGTAAGCACCACCccgggaagaagaaagagaaggtgaGGACAGAGTCTGTGTCAGCCCTCTGGGGGCTGGTTTCTCCTCAGAGGAAGGAAG CTTTTCACGTACCGCTGCTCAAAAGAGGGCTGCAGGCGGAAAGAGATGCTGCGGGTGACTTGCGCCGAGTGTCGCGGCAGCTTCTGCATTCAGCACAGACACCCTCAGGACCACGGCTGCACCCGCGGACGCCCCGCTGCCAGCACGGCGGG GTGCTCGGCAGCAAGGGACTCGGAACCTGGGCCGTCGGGGGCTTCACGCGAGGGGCCGGGCGGCTGGCTGGCTCGGCGCTTCAG gtGGAGAGTAGAGCGTTGATGTGA